In Streptomyces nojiriensis, one genomic interval encodes:
- a CDS encoding AfsR/SARP family transcriptional regulator, translating into MRISMLGALDVRGEDGSGVAVGGTRLRALLILLALEPGRVVASELLIDGIWQDAPPAGAANALQALVSRLRRALPAVEVAAHPAGYRLVVAPDAVDVVRFERLASAGRGALARDPAAAARLLRDALELWRGPALLDVAASASFRAPVTRLSELRMAALEDRIEADLRLGRGRELTGELTSLVAEHPLREKLVGALMRALVAAGRPAEALTVYGNARAALAEELGTDPSPELSALHTAVLRGQVEVPAGPPPGATGPPPDPDAPASPLPSPPTNLRAGLASFVGRDEDLSQVDSLMGRFRLTTLIGPGGAGKSRLALQSARPLLARFPDGVWLVELGPLGAAADVAPAVLNALALRDQAPAAGDPLDRLTAALRTRTALLVLDNCEHLIEAAAATADRLLGACPGLRILATSREPLGLTGEALWPVRPLDLPPEGADAAQALSYAAVRLLNDRAAAARSGFAVTEENAPAVTRICRALDGMPLAVELAAARLRTMSAEQLAARLDDRFRLLTGGARTAPRQHRTLRAVVDWSWELLTEAERVLLRRLAAFPGGATVETAEGVCAGGPVDAYDVLDLITSLADKSLLVTAGDGRYRMLETIRAYGLERLEEAGEREAVRRAHAAYFTGLARTADPYLRRAEQLEWLGRLTEEHDNLAAALRGAIAAGDARAAVRLVAAAGWYWWLGGHKAEGAELAARALALPAPDEADGTDGDDGADGDDGDDEARAVACALAVLFATAGLGDDRRTGELLRQGLLLAGRSGSRHPVVRFLEPLERLLRGADGGSADPADAWAGLLADEDPWVRAQAGLEGAKTLLGAGGPPTRAQASIEAALAGFRGLGERWGISFALTLLADLVARRGDHRAAIGHYEEAVAVIGELGVVEDRLYAWVRQAQLCRLAGDPAGSAAVMARAERDAVAAGWPEALAMMAHGKADLERWNGEPASARAELARAREAVREVAVHPVFEAVVLDSLGYLDAADGALAAARAHRAEALELAVSCGHAPTLAQVLVGVADQAVRLDRPREAARLLAAALAVRGGPDHSRPDAARVEGAARAALGDAYEEYARYGDAGDAPRPAAVRDLARVTLSG; encoded by the coding sequence ATGCGGATCTCGATGCTGGGGGCCCTGGACGTACGGGGCGAGGACGGAAGCGGCGTCGCGGTCGGGGGGACCCGCCTGCGGGCCCTGCTGATCCTGCTGGCGCTCGAGCCGGGGCGGGTGGTGGCCTCCGAGCTCCTGATCGACGGGATCTGGCAGGACGCTCCACCGGCCGGCGCCGCCAACGCCCTTCAGGCACTGGTGTCACGGCTGCGCCGGGCCCTGCCCGCCGTGGAGGTGGCGGCGCACCCGGCCGGATACCGCCTGGTGGTCGCGCCCGACGCGGTGGACGTGGTCCGCTTCGAACGGCTGGCCTCGGCAGGCCGCGGGGCACTGGCCCGGGACCCCGCCGCCGCGGCACGACTGCTCCGCGACGCCCTGGAGCTGTGGCGCGGCCCGGCCCTGCTGGACGTCGCGGCCTCCGCGTCCTTCCGGGCCCCGGTGACCCGGCTGTCGGAGCTGCGGATGGCGGCCCTGGAGGACCGGATCGAGGCGGATCTACGGCTGGGACGCGGCCGGGAGCTGACCGGCGAGCTCACCTCACTCGTCGCCGAACACCCCTTGCGGGAAAAGCTCGTCGGGGCACTGATGCGGGCCCTCGTCGCGGCCGGACGGCCCGCCGAGGCGCTCACCGTCTACGGAAACGCGCGCGCGGCCCTCGCCGAGGAGCTCGGGACGGACCCCTCCCCGGAGCTGTCCGCCCTGCACACCGCCGTACTGCGCGGACAGGTCGAGGTCCCCGCGGGTCCGCCGCCCGGGGCCACCGGACCGCCGCCGGACCCCGACGCGCCAGCGTCTCCACTGCCGTCACCACCGACCAACCTCCGGGCCGGACTGGCCAGTTTCGTGGGCCGCGACGAGGACCTCAGCCAAGTCGACTCCCTCATGGGCCGGTTCCGGCTCACCACGCTCATCGGCCCCGGCGGCGCCGGGAAGTCCCGGCTGGCCCTGCAGAGCGCCCGCCCGCTGCTCGCCCGCTTCCCCGACGGCGTCTGGCTGGTGGAGCTGGGACCGCTGGGCGCGGCGGCCGACGTAGCGCCCGCCGTCCTGAACGCGCTGGCCCTGCGGGACCAGGCGCCCGCCGCGGGTGACCCGCTGGACCGGCTCACCGCGGCCCTGCGCACCCGCACCGCGCTGCTGGTCCTCGACAACTGCGAGCACCTGATCGAAGCGGCCGCCGCGACGGCCGACCGGCTGCTCGGCGCCTGCCCGGGACTGCGCATCCTGGCGACCAGCCGGGAGCCGCTCGGCCTCACCGGCGAGGCGCTGTGGCCGGTGCGTCCGCTGGACCTCCCGCCCGAGGGCGCCGACGCGGCGCAGGCCCTGTCGTACGCGGCGGTGCGGCTGCTGAACGACCGGGCGGCGGCGGCCCGTTCCGGCTTCGCCGTCACCGAGGAGAACGCCCCCGCCGTGACCCGGATCTGCCGGGCCCTCGACGGGATGCCGCTGGCCGTCGAACTGGCGGCGGCCCGGCTGCGCACGATGAGCGCCGAGCAGCTCGCGGCGCGGCTCGACGACCGCTTCCGGCTGCTGACCGGCGGCGCGCGAACGGCTCCGCGCCAGCACCGGACCCTGCGCGCGGTGGTCGACTGGAGCTGGGAGCTGCTGACGGAGGCCGAGCGGGTGCTGCTGCGCAGGCTCGCCGCATTCCCCGGCGGCGCCACGGTGGAGACGGCCGAGGGGGTCTGCGCGGGCGGCCCGGTCGACGCGTACGACGTGCTCGACCTGATCACCTCGCTGGCCGACAAGTCCCTGCTGGTGACGGCGGGCGACGGGCGCTACCGGATGCTGGAGACGATCCGCGCGTACGGGCTGGAACGGCTCGAAGAGGCCGGTGAGCGGGAGGCGGTCCGCCGCGCGCACGCCGCGTACTTCACCGGGCTGGCCCGGACCGCGGACCCGTACCTGCGGCGGGCGGAGCAGCTGGAGTGGCTCGGGCGGCTCACCGAGGAGCACGACAACCTGGCCGCTGCGCTGCGGGGCGCGATCGCGGCGGGCGACGCGCGGGCGGCCGTACGGCTGGTGGCGGCGGCCGGGTGGTACTGGTGGCTCGGCGGGCACAAGGCGGAAGGCGCCGAACTGGCTGCGCGGGCCCTCGCGTTGCCCGCTCCGGACGAGGCGGACGGGACAGATGGGGACGACGGGGCGGACGGGGACGACGGGGACGACGAGGCCCGCGCCGTGGCCTGCGCGCTGGCGGTGCTCTTCGCGACGGCCGGACTCGGTGACGACCGGCGGACCGGCGAACTGCTCCGCCAGGGGCTGCTGCTCGCCGGACGCAGCGGGAGCCGGCATCCGGTGGTCCGCTTCCTGGAGCCGCTGGAGCGGCTGCTGCGCGGGGCCGACGGGGGCTCGGCGGACCCGGCGGACGCGTGGGCGGGGCTGCTGGCCGACGAGGACCCCTGGGTGCGGGCGCAGGCCGGGCTGGAGGGCGCCAAGACCCTGCTCGGGGCCGGCGGCCCGCCCACGCGGGCGCAGGCCTCGATCGAGGCGGCCCTGGCCGGGTTCCGCGGGCTCGGGGAACGGTGGGGGATCTCCTTCGCGCTGACGCTGCTGGCCGATCTGGTGGCCCGGCGCGGCGACCACCGCGCGGCGATCGGCCACTACGAGGAGGCCGTGGCGGTGATCGGCGAGCTGGGCGTCGTCGAGGACCGGCTGTACGCCTGGGTCCGGCAGGCGCAGCTGTGCCGGCTGGCCGGGGACCCGGCGGGCAGCGCTGCGGTGATGGCCCGGGCGGAGCGGGACGCGGTGGCGGCGGGCTGGCCCGAGGCGCTGGCCATGATGGCGCACGGCAAGGCGGACCTGGAGCGCTGGAACGGCGAACCGGCGTCGGCCCGGGCCGAACTGGCGCGGGCCAGGGAGGCGGTGCGCGAGGTCGCCGTGCACCCGGTGTTCGAGGCGGTGGTGCTCGACTCCCTCGGGTACCTGGACGCGGCGGACGGTGCGTTGGCCGCCGCCCGCGCCCACCGCGCCGAGGCGCTGGAGCTGGCCGTGTCCTGCGGGCACGCGCCGACGCTCGCCCAGGTGCTGGTGGGCGTCGCGGACCAGGCGGTCCGGCTGGACCGGCCGCGGGAGGCGGCCCGGCTGCTGGCCGCGGCCCTCGCCGTGCGCGGCGGGCCGGACCACTCGCGCCCCGACGCGGCACGGGTGGAGGGCGCGGCGCGCGCCGCGCTCGGCGACGCGTACGAGGAGTACGCGCGGTACGGGGACGCCGGCGACGCGCCGCGGCCGGCGGCCGTACGGGACCTCGCGCGGGTCACCCTGAGCGGTTGA
- a CDS encoding FAD-binding oxidoreductase translates to MGKLSIDQLRERVRGAVVTPDDESYDEARKVHNAMIDRRPAAVVHCANAGDVMATVDFARENGLDLAVRGGGHSVPGFGTCDGGVVADLSGMRGVRVDAAGRTARAEGGATWGDFNAATYAFGLATTGGIISTTGIGGLTLGGGIGYLARGLGLSCDNLISADVVTADGRLVVASEEENADLFWALRGGGGNFGAVTSFEFRLSPVKDIYGGPMLFELADAPTVLRSFADHIADAPEELGGFPAFQIAPPLPFIPEDRHGDTFALIVACWSGPLDEGERAVGAFRDFAPVVAEQVGPMPYPALNSAFDALVPPGLQHYWKANFVTELTDDVIDAHLRHAPGLPAVNSTVHIYPINGACHRVAPDATAFAYRDASFATVIAGMWPDPAANESATAWVRDYYEATAPHSEEGGYINFMADDDQDRIRTNYKGNYDRLVAVKRAYDPGNLFHLNQNIRP, encoded by the coding sequence ATGGGCAAGCTCTCGATCGACCAGTTGCGAGAACGGGTACGCGGGGCGGTGGTCACCCCGGACGACGAGTCCTACGACGAGGCGCGCAAGGTCCACAACGCCATGATCGACCGGAGGCCGGCGGCCGTCGTGCACTGCGCCAACGCCGGGGACGTCATGGCCACGGTCGACTTCGCCCGCGAGAACGGGCTCGACCTCGCGGTGCGCGGCGGCGGGCACAGCGTGCCCGGCTTCGGTACCTGCGACGGCGGCGTGGTGGCCGACCTGTCCGGGATGCGGGGCGTCCGCGTCGATGCCGCGGGGCGCACGGCCCGCGCGGAGGGCGGGGCGACCTGGGGCGACTTCAACGCGGCCACGTACGCCTTCGGGCTGGCCACGACCGGCGGGATCATCTCCACCACCGGCATCGGCGGCCTCACCCTCGGCGGCGGCATCGGCTACCTGGCCCGCGGACTGGGCCTGAGCTGCGACAACCTGATCTCGGCCGATGTGGTGACCGCGGACGGCCGGCTCGTGGTGGCGAGCGAGGAGGAGAACGCCGACCTCTTCTGGGCGCTGCGCGGCGGTGGCGGCAACTTCGGCGCGGTGACCTCGTTCGAGTTCCGGCTGAGCCCCGTCAAGGACATCTACGGCGGACCGATGCTCTTCGAGCTGGCGGACGCTCCCACCGTGCTGCGCTCCTTCGCCGACCACATCGCCGACGCCCCGGAGGAACTCGGCGGCTTCCCGGCCTTCCAGATCGCCCCGCCGCTCCCGTTCATTCCGGAGGACCGGCACGGTGACACCTTCGCGCTGATCGTGGCGTGCTGGTCCGGGCCGCTCGACGAGGGGGAGCGCGCCGTCGGGGCCTTCCGGGACTTCGCGCCGGTGGTCGCCGAGCAGGTGGGCCCGATGCCCTACCCGGCGCTCAACAGTGCCTTCGACGCGCTCGTACCGCCCGGCCTCCAGCACTACTGGAAGGCCAATTTCGTCACCGAGCTCACCGACGACGTGATCGACGCGCACCTGCGGCACGCACCGGGCCTGCCGGCCGTGAACTCGACGGTCCACATCTACCCGATCAACGGCGCCTGCCACCGGGTCGCGCCGGACGCGACGGCCTTCGCCTACCGGGACGCCTCGTTCGCCACGGTGATCGCCGGCATGTGGCCCGACCCCGCCGCCAACGAGTCCGCGACCGCCTGGGTGCGCGACTACTACGAGGCGACCGCCCCGCACTCGGAGGAGGGCGGCTACATCAACTTCATGGCCGACGACGACCAGGACCGGATCCGGACCAACTACAAGGGCAACTACGACCGGCTGGTCGCGGTCAAGCGCGCCTACGACCCGGGGAACCTGTTCCACCTGAACCAGAACATCCGGCCCTAG
- a CDS encoding cold-shock protein: MASGTVKWFNAEKGFGFIEQEGGGADVFAHYSNIASSGFRELQEGQKVTFDVTQGQKGPQAENIVPA; encoded by the coding sequence ATGGCATCTGGCACCGTGAAGTGGTTCAACGCGGAAAAGGGCTTCGGCTTCATCGAGCAGGAGGGCGGCGGCGCCGACGTCTTCGCCCACTACTCGAACATCGCCTCTTCCGGCTTCCGTGAGCTTCAGGAAGGCCAGAAGGTTACCTTCGACGTCACGCAGGGCCAGAAGGGCCCGCAGGCCGAGAACATCGTTCCCGCCTGA
- a CDS encoding PP2C family protein-serine/threonine phosphatase yields the protein MPYIAVTALSHVGLVREHNEDSLVIGPWTLCGTVTQNPQTLVFPFGRPLVVAVADGLGGQPAGEVASELVVRQLSSLGPTLDGPEAVGDALSICNRAVYSATEGRPELATMGTTVAGALVLADSLLMFNVGDSKVFHAAQDGLRQVSVDDSPPPAPGHRTTSAVTQVLGGTRGYNEITPHIEAFSVAEGDRYLVCSDGLTDPVPNEEIEGLLRVHDDGRAAFELWRAAIDAGGPDNITLALLRIGA from the coding sequence GTGCCGTACATAGCTGTAACCGCCCTGAGTCATGTCGGGCTGGTGCGCGAGCACAACGAGGACAGCCTCGTCATCGGCCCGTGGACCCTGTGCGGGACCGTGACCCAGAATCCGCAGACCCTGGTCTTCCCCTTCGGCAGGCCGCTCGTCGTCGCGGTCGCGGACGGCCTCGGCGGCCAGCCGGCCGGCGAGGTCGCCAGCGAGCTGGTCGTGCGCCAGCTCTCCTCGCTCGGGCCCACGCTGGACGGCCCGGAAGCCGTCGGTGACGCGCTGAGCATCTGCAACCGCGCCGTGTACTCGGCGACCGAGGGCCGGCCGGAGCTGGCCACCATGGGGACCACGGTCGCGGGCGCCCTCGTCCTGGCGGACTCGCTGCTGATGTTCAACGTCGGCGACAGCAAGGTGTTCCACGCGGCGCAGGACGGGCTGCGCCAGGTCAGCGTGGACGACAGCCCGCCGCCGGCCCCCGGGCACCGCACCACCTCGGCGGTCACCCAGGTCCTCGGCGGCACCCGCGGGTACAACGAGATCACCCCGCACATCGAGGCCTTCTCGGTGGCCGAGGGGGATCGCTACCTGGTGTGCAGCGACGGGCTGACCGACCCGGTGCCGAACGAGGAGATCGAGGGGCTGCTGCGGGTGCACGACGACGGCCGGGCCGCGTTCGAGCTGTGGCGGGCCGCCATCGACGCCGGCGGCCCCGACAACATCACGCTCGCGCTGCTGCGCATCGGCGCGTAG
- a CDS encoding 5-carboxymethyl-2-hydroxymuconate Delta-isomerase: MPHAVVDYSDSLTGAFDRRAFALELHALVVEILDTAIGNCKTRFHRLEESVVGEGTDARAVVVHVELAIARGRTPQTKSRLTRAVLELVERHTAKAAGLEVHASVDVRDLGEAYTKSVATP; encoded by the coding sequence GTGCCCCACGCAGTCGTCGACTACTCGGACTCGCTGACCGGTGCCTTCGACCGCCGGGCGTTCGCGCTCGAACTGCACGCGCTGGTGGTCGAGATCCTCGACACCGCGATCGGCAACTGCAAGACGCGCTTCCACCGGCTGGAGGAGTCCGTCGTCGGGGAAGGCACCGACGCCCGGGCGGTGGTCGTGCACGTCGAACTGGCCATCGCCCGGGGCCGTACGCCGCAGACCAAGTCGCGCCTGACCCGTGCGGTGCTGGAGCTGGTGGAGCGCCACACGGCGAAGGCCGCCGGCCTGGAGGTCCACGCCTCCGTGGACGTACGGGACCTGGGCGAGGCCTACACCAAGAGCGTGGCGACCCCCTGA
- a CDS encoding GNAT family N-acetyltransferase — translation MTTESVEVRRGLPEGAAPRVAELYWEAFGGKLGLALGPAEAGRRFIAGHLHPDRAVTALSGGDGQGGGRVVGVAGYQLAGRGLVGGDAAAVMAQYGRVRGLYRVVLLALLERTPARGELVMDGIAVDPAERSRGIGGLLLREIEAIAVEQRCRRIRLDVVAENPRARELYEKHGFRAVRVQRTPWLRDVLGFGGVTTMHKEVAAR, via the coding sequence ATGACGACGGAGAGCGTGGAGGTACGGCGCGGGCTGCCCGAAGGGGCCGCTCCGCGCGTCGCCGAGCTGTACTGGGAGGCCTTCGGGGGAAAGCTGGGCCTCGCGCTCGGCCCCGCGGAGGCCGGACGGCGCTTCATCGCCGGGCACCTGCACCCGGACCGGGCGGTGACCGCACTGTCCGGCGGCGACGGCCAGGGGGGCGGCCGGGTGGTCGGCGTGGCGGGCTACCAGCTGGCCGGGCGCGGCCTGGTCGGCGGCGACGCGGCCGCGGTCATGGCCCAGTACGGGCGGGTCCGGGGCCTGTACCGGGTGGTCCTGCTGGCCCTGCTGGAACGCACCCCGGCCCGCGGCGAGCTGGTCATGGACGGCATCGCCGTGGACCCCGCCGAGCGGAGCCGGGGCATCGGCGGCCTGCTGCTGCGGGAGATCGAGGCGATCGCCGTGGAGCAGCGGTGCCGGCGGATCAGGCTGGACGTGGTCGCGGAGAACCCGCGGGCGCGGGAGCTCTACGAGAAGCACGGGTTCCGCGCGGTACGGGTGCAGCGCACGCCCTGGCTGCGGGACGTGCTGGGATTCGGGGGCGTGACGACGATGCACAAGGAGGTGGCGGCACGATGA
- a CDS encoding PaaX family transcriptional regulator C-terminal domain-containing protein — translation MSGIPTRMVVHALVREDGTVAGEELYEVAALLGMTDQQVRLCVKRLEAEGRFTVEGRGRRAVLRLSGAEPGAGLPLVPEVEFVRHAYRQDRGLEPWDGLWHAFAFAVPESARAARDSLRDALTGLGAAPVQGGLYVTPNAIGPYVRAHAAELGLSEALTCLSTRDLAVGGTSDPRALAERLWPLPEIAARYGELRALAEQPAGPGRADGLAHAVTLAAAFSAAMLPDPLLPPELLPQPWPGTTARAAASEAWAGLGAAAPATGPRLFRLYGEALA, via the coding sequence ATGAGCGGGATCCCCACGCGGATGGTGGTGCACGCGCTGGTCCGGGAGGACGGGACGGTCGCGGGCGAGGAGCTGTACGAGGTCGCCGCCCTGCTCGGGATGACCGACCAGCAGGTGCGGCTGTGCGTGAAGCGCCTGGAGGCCGAGGGCCGGTTCACGGTGGAGGGGCGCGGCCGGCGGGCCGTGCTGCGCCTGTCGGGCGCGGAGCCGGGGGCCGGACTGCCGCTCGTGCCGGAGGTGGAGTTCGTCCGGCACGCCTACCGGCAGGACCGGGGGCTGGAGCCGTGGGACGGGCTCTGGCACGCGTTCGCCTTCGCCGTACCGGAGTCCGCGCGGGCCGCGCGGGACTCCCTGCGGGACGCGCTGACCGGGCTGGGAGCGGCGCCGGTCCAGGGCGGTCTGTACGTCACGCCGAACGCGATCGGCCCGTACGTGCGGGCGCACGCGGCGGAGCTGGGCCTGTCGGAGGCGCTGACCTGCCTGAGCACCCGGGACCTGGCGGTGGGCGGCACCTCGGACCCGCGCGCCCTGGCGGAGCGGCTGTGGCCGCTGCCGGAGATCGCGGCGCGGTACGGGGAGCTCCGCGCGCTCGCGGAGCAGCCTGCCGGGCCCGGCCGGGCCGACGGGCTGGCGCACGCCGTGACACTGGCCGCCGCCTTCTCCGCCGCGATGCTCCCCGATCCGCTGCTCCCGCCGGAGCTGCTGCCGCAGCCGTGGCCGGGCACGACGGCCCGGGCGGCGGCGTCCGAGGCCTGGGCCGGGCTGGGGGCCGCCGCCCCGGCCACCGGGCCCCGGCTGTTCCGCCTGTACGGCGAGGCCCTGGCCTGA